One genomic window of Herpetosiphonaceae bacterium includes the following:
- a CDS encoding response regulator transcription factor: protein MTTVLIADDDRKIIDMLRRTLAYEGYHVVTAADGLEALAQAQAQRPDVVILDWWMPGLDGIEVARRIREADSTPILMLTARDAIEDRVQGLDSGADDYLVKPFAPAELLARLRALLRRSENASNERPLSYADLHLDPVTRETRRGDRHFNLSPKEFDLLAYLLRHPRQVLPRDRILQDVWGYDFGGDGNVLEVYIGYLRAKTEAGSEARLIQTVRGVGYVLREGA, encoded by the coding sequence ATGACAACCGTTTTGATCGCGGATGACGACCGCAAAATCATCGATATGCTGCGCCGGACATTAGCCTACGAAGGCTATCATGTTGTCACCGCCGCCGATGGCCTCGAAGCGCTGGCCCAGGCGCAGGCGCAGCGCCCCGACGTGGTGATCCTCGACTGGTGGATGCCGGGACTCGATGGCATCGAGGTGGCCCGGCGGATTCGCGAGGCCGACTCCACGCCGATCTTGATGCTGACCGCTCGCGACGCGATCGAAGATCGTGTGCAGGGCCTGGATAGCGGCGCGGACGATTATCTAGTCAAGCCATTCGCGCCCGCTGAGCTGCTGGCGCGGCTTCGCGCGCTGCTGCGTCGCTCGGAGAATGCCAGCAACGAGCGTCCGCTGTCGTACGCCGATCTGCACCTCGATCCGGTGACACGCGAGACGCGGCGCGGCGATCGGCACTTCAACCTCAGCCCCAAAGAGTTCGATCTGCTGGCATATCTGCTGCGCCATCCGCGCCAGGTGCTGCCGCGCGATCGGATCTTGCAAGATGTGTGGGGCTACGACTTCGGCGGCGACGGCAATGTGCTGGAAGTCTATATCGGGTACCTGCGCGCCAAGACCGAGGCGGGCAGCGAGGCACGGCTGATCCAGACCGTGCGGGGCGTCGGGTATGTCTTGCGCGAAGGCGCGTAA
- a CDS encoding SagB/ThcOx family dehydrogenase: MKRLRHDLNYAVSAGLLIVVVVVIVTGLVAQLWDLNDFVYHTYAGYVMTALALAHVWLTWERLIGYARFRLSRRDRRHALRAGGPQPVPAGAPTRARMLQTTRQLLVSRRGFLSLALGAIGGWIVGRGLRPPPVIAQGSDLGVVYHEWSKPGVIDVLGTVANWGQQPPLYKTYPDAQTIALPPPSFEGGLATEDAMRRRRSTRSYAAAPMTLDQLSRLLFLTGGLTSERWGHRLRATPSSGALYPIEIYAVVHQVEGLSAGLYHYGVQAHSLEQLQSVDLRELVVRQGLMQEFLGQASVVLFFTVIFQRMRWKYQDRTYRYGLIEAGHLGQNVYLAATSMGLGACAVGAFMDDAINAMLGVDGTEEAAIYMLAVGTV, encoded by the coding sequence ATGAAGCGATTGCGCCATGATTTGAACTATGCGGTCAGCGCCGGGCTGCTGATCGTGGTGGTCGTCGTGATCGTCACGGGTCTGGTCGCGCAACTGTGGGATCTCAACGATTTTGTGTATCACACGTATGCCGGATACGTCATGACCGCCCTGGCGCTGGCGCATGTGTGGCTCACCTGGGAGCGGCTGATCGGCTATGCGCGGTTTCGGCTGTCACGGCGGGACCGCAGACATGCGCTGCGCGCCGGCGGGCCGCAGCCTGTGCCTGCGGGAGCGCCCACGCGCGCACGTATGCTCCAGACGACACGCCAGCTGCTTGTCTCGCGGCGTGGCTTCCTGAGCCTGGCGCTGGGCGCGATCGGTGGATGGATCGTCGGGCGCGGGCTACGTCCTCCGCCGGTGATTGCGCAAGGCTCCGATCTCGGCGTGGTCTATCACGAGTGGAGCAAGCCGGGCGTGATCGATGTGCTGGGCACGGTTGCGAACTGGGGCCAGCAGCCGCCGTTGTATAAAACCTATCCCGACGCTCAGACGATCGCGCTGCCGCCGCCGAGCTTCGAGGGCGGCCTCGCCACCGAGGACGCGATGCGTCGCCGTCGCTCGACCCGCTCCTACGCTGCCGCGCCGATGACGCTGGATCAGCTCTCGCGGCTGCTGTTTTTGACCGGCGGCCTGACCAGCGAGCGCTGGGGCCACCGGCTGCGGGCCACGCCGTCGTCGGGCGCGCTCTACCCGATCGAGATCTATGCCGTGGTGCATCAGGTAGAGGGGCTGAGCGCGGGGCTGTATCATTACGGCGTGCAGGCGCATAGCCTGGAGCAGTTGCAGAGCGTCGATCTGCGCGAGCTGGTGGTGCGCCAGGGGTTGATGCAGGAGTTCCTGGGACAGGCCAGCGTGGTGCTTTTTTTCACGGTTATTTTCCAGCGGATGCGCTGGAAGTACCAGGATCGGACCTATCGCTACGGCCTGATCGAAGCCGGGCATCTGGGGCAGAACGTGTATCTCGCGGCAACGTCGATGGGCCTCGGCGCGTGCGCGGTCGGCGCGTTCATGGACGACGCGATCAATGCGATGCTTGGCGTGGATGGCACGGAGGAGGCGGCGATCTATATGCTCGCGGTTGGCACCGTCTGA
- a CDS encoding helix-turn-helix domain-containing protein — MWIRGYRAPIRHEVGAFTFELRFDTRVVHVTADGETIILSFDLIRALRDFLDVHGVARAINQVLPPTNRRAHARMRVLRVLTEWSDAHAGQPPTMDELRDMTDVQNLGKLREILRTLDRFGFVRMCGYDEPCSAYVTSLGRTALQEYIAYLETERQRDAAQAIYTPAQVAELLNLKLSAVYYLLRTGALRGFKQHGKWYIMRTAIEDFRKARDR, encoded by the coding sequence ATGTGGATTCGTGGCTACCGCGCGCCTATTCGCCATGAGGTAGGCGCGTTTACCTTTGAGCTGCGCTTCGACACCCGCGTAGTCCACGTGACAGCCGATGGTGAGACAATCATCCTTTCATTCGACCTGATACGCGCGCTGCGGGATTTTCTCGACGTACACGGCGTGGCCCGTGCCATCAATCAGGTGCTGCCGCCAACCAATCGACGGGCACATGCCCGCATGCGTGTGCTGCGCGTGCTGACGGAGTGGAGCGATGCCCATGCGGGCCAGCCGCCGACGATGGACGAGCTGCGCGATATGACCGACGTGCAAAATCTGGGCAAGCTGCGCGAGATCCTGAGAACCCTGGATCGTTTCGGCTTTGTCCGTATGTGCGGCTACGACGAGCCGTGCAGCGCGTATGTCACCAGCCTGGGCCGCACCGCGCTACAGGAGTACATCGCCTACCTGGAGACGGAGCGCCAGCGCGACGCAGCGCAGGCGATCTACACGCCCGCTCAGGTTGCCGAGCTGTTGAATCTGAAGCTCAGCGCGGTCTATTACCTGCTGCGCACCGGGGCGCTGCGTGGGTTTAAGCAGCATGGCAAGTGGTATATCATGCGGACGGCGATCGAGGATTTTCGCAAGGCCAGAGATCGCTAG
- a CDS encoding DinB family protein: MMTKRATLALPVADLATSLTFYIEQLGFKLATHAPDADLAHVIDPDGDAFLLAGPRAGDVGVYLDDQQRIIKAGETIRFSEADLDTRRRALQQRGLDAPQIVETTWGERLLTIADPDGVLLTFLTPAQHTDEEVLAMFVQGPDNLSSALAGLGEVDLELSLTPATWTIRQTVQHIADGEIIFLHAIKAALAEPGRAFVHNWPGSNEAYVAPDYYAHRPIAPTIELFRAMRAHIRQLIEYTPDAWGRAVHGADGQEWTVRRMVDIKTSHALEHIAEIREIRALHGR, from the coding sequence ATGATGACCAAACGAGCGACGTTAGCGCTGCCTGTCGCCGATCTCGCGACGAGTCTTACATTTTATATCGAGCAGCTTGGATTTAAGCTGGCGACGCATGCGCCTGATGCCGATCTGGCGCACGTGATCGATCCTGACGGCGATGCTTTCTTGCTGGCAGGGCCGCGCGCTGGTGATGTAGGGGTCTATCTCGACGATCAGCAGCGGATCATCAAGGCGGGCGAGACGATCCGATTTTCCGAGGCCGATCTCGATACACGGCGGCGGGCGTTGCAGCAGCGCGGCTTGGACGCGCCGCAGATCGTCGAGACGACCTGGGGCGAGCGGCTGCTGACGATCGCCGATCCCGACGGCGTGCTGCTGACCTTCTTGACTCCGGCTCAGCACACGGATGAGGAAGTGCTGGCGATGTTTGTGCAAGGCCCGGATAATCTGAGCAGCGCGCTTGCGGGCCTCGGCGAGGTAGATCTTGAGCTGTCGCTCACGCCCGCAACATGGACGATCCGCCAGACCGTGCAGCATATCGCGGACGGCGAGATCATCTTCTTGCATGCGATTAAAGCGGCGCTGGCCGAGCCGGGCCGCGCTTTTGTCCACAACTGGCCGGGCAGTAACGAGGCGTATGTCGCTCCCGATTACTACGCGCACCGACCCATCGCTCCGACGATCGAGCTGTTTCGGGCGATGCGCGCGCATATCCGTCAACTGATCGAGTACACGCCAGATGCCTGGGGGCGAGCGGTGCATGGGGCGGACGGGCAGGAGTGGACGGTGCGCCGCATGGTCGATATCAAGACGAGCCACGCGCTTGAGCATATTGCGGAGATCCGCGAGATCCGCGCGCTGCATGGACGCTGA
- a CDS encoding trypsin-like peptidase domain-containing protein, translated as MFPYRFDQSSASTPTPAPAAPTPTPTRSKRRLGTAALLIAALSGGAVGGGAVGAVAATYWIAPQTSAAPQTPPAASPAPNNASAPSMATVANSAVAPNIAGSVFSKVSPAVVRITVSGGISAYTAEGSGSGFVVDAKGLILTNNHVVENARVVSVKFNSGETREAQVLGTDRGNDLALLKVDLPENVPVAALGDSEQVQVGETAIAIGSPFGLDQTVTQGIISAIHRNWNPGNGRTQRNLLQTDAPINPGNSGGPLLNARGEVIGINTMIESPVRGSVGVGFAVPINTAKQRLSQLEAGANLEPVWLGISGQELDETIAKDQSLSVSEGVLVVGIVPGSPADQAGLRGGQSINERIPRGGDVITAIDGKAVTNVDEISARLADKKPGDTVTLTVVRDGQEQQLDVTLQAWPRQAG; from the coding sequence ATGTTCCCCTATCGATTCGATCAATCATCGGCGTCGACACCGACACCAGCACCCGCTGCGCCAACGCCCACACCGACGCGCAGTAAACGCCGTCTCGGCACGGCGGCCCTGCTGATCGCGGCGCTCTCCGGCGGCGCGGTCGGCGGCGGCGCGGTCGGCGCAGTAGCCGCTACATACTGGATCGCGCCGCAGACCTCGGCTGCACCACAAACCCCACCTGCCGCCAGCCCGGCCCCCAACAACGCATCGGCACCCAGCATGGCGACCGTCGCCAATAGCGCGGTTGCTCCAAACATCGCCGGAAGCGTGTTTAGCAAAGTCAGCCCGGCGGTGGTACGCATCACCGTTTCCGGCGGCATCAGCGCCTACACCGCCGAGGGTAGCGGATCGGGCTTCGTGGTCGATGCGAAGGGCCTGATCCTGACCAACAACCACGTCGTCGAGAATGCGCGCGTGGTCAGCGTCAAGTTTAACAGCGGCGAGACGCGCGAGGCGCAGGTGCTCGGCACCGATCGCGGCAACGACCTGGCGCTGCTCAAGGTCGACCTGCCGGAGAATGTGCCGGTTGCCGCGCTGGGCGACTCGGAGCAGGTGCAGGTCGGCGAGACGGCCATCGCGATCGGCAGCCCCTTTGGACTGGACCAGACCGTGACGCAGGGGATCATCAGCGCGATCCACCGCAACTGGAATCCCGGCAATGGTCGGACGCAGCGCAACCTGCTTCAGACCGACGCGCCGATCAACCCCGGCAACTCCGGCGGCCCGCTGCTCAACGCGCGCGGCGAGGTGATCGGCATCAACACGATGATCGAAAGCCCGGTGCGCGGCTCGGTCGGCGTCGGCTTCGCCGTGCCGATCAACACCGCCAAGCAGCGCCTATCGCAGCTTGAGGCCGGCGCGAACCTTGAGCCGGTCTGGCTGGGCATCAGCGGGCAAGAGCTGGACGAGACGATCGCCAAAGATCAGAGCCTATCGGTCAGCGAGGGCGTGCTGGTCGTGGGCATCGTGCCGGGCAGCCCCGCCGATCAGGCGGGTCTGCGCGGCGGGCAGAGCATCAACGAGCGCATTCCGCGCGGCGGCGATGTGATTACCGCGATCGACGGCAAGGCGGTCACGAATGTCGATGAGATCAGCGCGCGGCTGGCTGACAAGAAGCCCGGCGATACTGTCACGCTGACCGTCGTGCGCGACGGCCAGGAGCAGCAGCTCGATGTGACGCTGCAAGCCTGGCCGCGTCAGGCGGGCTAA
- a CDS encoding DUF58 domain-containing protein produces the protein MWPKLRGRIARALRSDQPPAAAHPKQRQPETPVGLLRRMHWTVLRPLATHLGGDERSLVRGSGMELAEVREYQPGDDVRHIDWNTTARTDRPFVREALTERALDVWLIVDVSASLNWGTAECLKRERALEFAAVAGQLFAQRGHRLGALLFADRPLSFMPPGAGQTHLLRLLDGIQHETRHTRSGATDLAGALARVHGVIRRRSLLIVVSDFLAPTGWQTPLALLAQRHELIAVRLHDPREAELPDIGLVTFEDPETGSQLVVNTHDRGLRERFQQAALEQAARIRTDLARCGAEYLALGTDTALLPVLVRFLSARRLRRTLHAPASVIVRRLGTAEPTSLY, from the coding sequence ATGTGGCCTAAGCTGCGCGGCAGGATCGCGCGTGCGCTGCGCAGCGATCAGCCGCCCGCAGCCGCTCACCCGAAACAGCGACAGCCTGAGACTCCGGTCGGGCTGCTGCGGCGCATGCACTGGACGGTGCTCCGCCCGCTGGCGACGCATCTCGGCGGCGACGAGCGCTCGCTGGTGCGTGGCTCCGGCATGGAGCTGGCCGAGGTGCGGGAGTACCAGCCCGGCGACGATGTGCGCCACATCGACTGGAATACTACGGCGCGCACCGATCGCCCGTTCGTGCGCGAGGCGCTGACCGAGCGGGCGCTGGATGTGTGGCTGATCGTCGACGTCAGCGCGTCGCTCAACTGGGGCACCGCGGAGTGCCTGAAGCGCGAGCGCGCCTTGGAGTTTGCCGCCGTGGCGGGCCAGCTCTTCGCGCAGCGCGGGCACCGGCTTGGCGCGCTCCTGTTCGCCGATCGTCCGCTGAGCTTTATGCCGCCGGGAGCCGGTCAGACGCATCTGCTGCGGCTGCTTGACGGTATCCAGCATGAGACGCGACACACGCGATCGGGCGCGACGGACCTGGCCGGGGCGCTGGCGCGCGTCCACGGCGTGATCCGCCGCCGGTCGCTGCTGATCGTCGTCTCGGACTTTCTCGCGCCGACGGGCTGGCAGACGCCGCTGGCGCTGCTGGCACAGCGCCACGAACTGATCGCGGTGCGGCTCCACGATCCGCGTGAGGCCGAGCTACCGGATATTGGATTAGTGACCTTTGAAGATCCCGAAACTGGCAGCCAGCTTGTCGTCAACACCCACGATCGCGGGCTGCGGGAGCGTTTTCAGCAGGCGGCGCTGGAGCAGGCCGCGCGGATTCGCACCGATCTGGCGCGCTGTGGCGCTGAGTACCTGGCGCTGGGAACCGATACAGCGCTGCTGCCGGTGCTGGTTCGCTTCCTGAGCGCCCGCAGGCTCAGACGCACGCTTCATGCGCCTGCCAGCGTGATTGTCCGGCGACTAGGCACAGCTGAGCCGACGAGCTTGTACTAA
- a CDS encoding DUF892 family protein: protein MAIKDLNEKFIHELGDIYDAEHRFLEAQQEMLKQANNSTVKTLLQEHIGQTEQQIKNLEQVYSALGEKPKRVKCDAAAGLVTEGQKTMKEASGNPAILDCVIAGSASKVEHYEVASYRGLIEGARLMGQNEVLRLLQQNLQQEEQTSQRVEQSIPQLLQQAMSAQERGR from the coding sequence ATGGCAATCAAAGACCTGAACGAGAAGTTCATCCATGAGCTGGGAGACATCTACGACGCCGAGCATCGCTTTCTGGAAGCGCAGCAGGAGATGTTGAAGCAGGCCAATAACTCCACCGTCAAGACGCTCTTGCAGGAGCATATCGGCCAGACCGAGCAGCAGATCAAGAACCTGGAGCAGGTGTACAGCGCCCTGGGCGAGAAGCCCAAGCGCGTCAAGTGCGACGCGGCGGCGGGTCTTGTCACAGAGGGCCAGAAGACGATGAAAGAGGCGTCGGGCAATCCGGCGATTCTCGATTGCGTGATCGCAGGCTCAGCCTCCAAGGTCGAGCACTACGAGGTCGCCAGCTACCGGGGTCTGATCGAGGGCGCGCGGCTGATGGGCCAGAACGAGGTCTTGCGGCTGCTCCAGCAGAACTTGCAGCAGGAGGAGCAGACATCGCAGCGGGTCGAGCAGAGCATCCCGCAGCTTTTGCAGCAGGCGATGTCGGCGCAGGAGCGCGGTCGCTAG
- a CDS encoding HAMP domain-containing sensor histidine kinase encodes MSVRLRLTVLYSSILAFTLIAFSIVLYVTLSRLTLGVVADTLAEEAKRLLDRKVIDDQIFLFNGQEYRLGRIVLPASGFAAPQTYVQTINAGGIVTSRTANLVDEGVVLPLSDAAFEAVFSGEKTIEQATVKDGKLLVFTRPVVVEGNRIVGAVQVARSLDEYVQSQDTLRRILVIGSIVVTVIAFGIGWMLAGIALRPIDRITHTAQAIGTERDFGRRVDYTGPYDEIGRLATTFNEMLGALQSAYRQEAQALQAQRRFVADASHELRTPLTTIRGNIALLQREPPISSEDRIDVLADMADESERMSRLVNDLLVLARADAGRPLRSEPVALRPLIEDVCRKVRVVAAQHTIDCTQLDDVSVQGDEDAIKQVLLILLDNGRKFTPPGGQIVVTTEEAPQQVIIHVRDTGLGIDPAALPHIFERFYRGDSSRTGGGAGLGLAIAQSLVKAQHGTIGVTSTIGEGSTFTIRLPKASQAAPIERTAAAADGS; translated from the coding sequence ATGTCTGTGCGTCTCCGGCTTACAGTGCTGTATAGCTCAATCCTGGCGTTCACGTTGATCGCCTTTAGCATCGTCCTGTACGTCACGCTATCGCGGCTGACCCTCGGCGTCGTAGCCGACACGCTGGCCGAGGAAGCGAAACGTCTGCTCGATCGGAAAGTGATCGACGACCAGATTTTCCTCTTCAACGGCCAGGAGTATCGTCTGGGACGGATCGTGCTTCCGGCCAGTGGCTTTGCCGCGCCCCAGACATATGTGCAGACGATCAATGCTGGGGGCATCGTCACCAGCCGTACCGCGAATCTGGTCGACGAGGGCGTCGTGCTCCCGCTAAGCGACGCGGCCTTTGAGGCCGTCTTCAGCGGGGAGAAGACAATTGAGCAGGCCACGGTTAAAGATGGCAAGCTACTTGTATTCACCAGGCCGGTCGTCGTCGAAGGCAACCGCATCGTCGGCGCGGTGCAGGTCGCGCGCTCGCTGGATGAGTACGTACAGTCGCAGGACACGCTGCGGAGAATACTAGTTATCGGCAGTATCGTCGTCACGGTGATCGCCTTTGGCATCGGCTGGATGCTGGCGGGCATCGCGCTGCGGCCCATCGATCGCATCACCCATACGGCGCAGGCGATCGGCACGGAGCGCGATTTTGGGCGGCGCGTGGACTACACCGGCCCATACGACGAGATCGGGCGGCTGGCGACGACCTTCAACGAGATGCTGGGAGCGCTCCAGAGCGCCTATCGCCAGGAAGCGCAGGCGCTCCAGGCGCAGCGGCGATTCGTTGCCGACGCCTCGCACGAGCTGCGCACGCCGCTGACGACGATCCGGGGCAACATCGCGCTCTTACAGCGCGAGCCGCCGATCAGCAGCGAGGACCGCATCGACGTGCTGGCCGACATGGCCGACGAAAGCGAGCGCATGAGTCGGCTGGTCAACGATCTGCTGGTGCTGGCCCGCGCCGACGCCGGTCGTCCGCTGCGCAGCGAGCCGGTGGCGCTCAGACCGCTGATCGAGGACGTGTGCCGCAAAGTCAGAGTAGTTGCGGCGCAGCATACCATCGACTGTACGCAGCTTGACGACGTGAGCGTCCAGGGCGACGAAGACGCGATCAAGCAAGTCCTGCTGATTTTGCTCGACAACGGGCGCAAGTTCACGCCGCCGGGCGGCCAGATCGTCGTCACCACCGAGGAAGCGCCGCAGCAGGTGATCATCCATGTGCGCGATACCGGCCTGGGTATCGATCCGGCAGCGCTCCCGCATATCTTCGAGCGCTTTTATCGCGGCGATAGCTCGCGGACCGGCGGCGGCGCAGGGCTTGGTCTGGCAATCGCTCAATCGCTGGTCAAGGCGCAGCACGGAACAATCGGCGTCACCAGCACGATCGGCGAGGGCAGCACCTTTACGATCAGGCTGCCGAAGGCCAGCCAGGCTGCTCCCATTGAGCGCACGGCAGCCGCAGCCGACGGCTCTTAG
- a CDS encoding AAA family ATPase, with protein sequence MTASLNHHPAPVHEHAAVSPAQIEHVLFEIKRLIVGQDHLLERLLVALLARGHVLLEGVPGLAKTATIKALAQVVGGTTGRIQFTPDLVPADLVGTRIYNGKTGEFTTELGPVFVNLLLADEINRAPAKVQSALLEVMQERQVTIGKQTYAVPNPFLVLATQNPIESDGTYPLPEAQLDRFMFKVLVNYPSYNEEIVVVERMIGPPIQLRTLITPDRLLAMQQAVDQVYVDPHVIAYATALVQATRNPAAHGLDRFASAVLFGGSPRASIYVIAGARALAFVRGRQYVLPQDVVELLPDVLRHRLVLSYEGIVGGVTADAIIAAVLERYPPPRIDLGDRHVA encoded by the coding sequence ATGACAGCATCGCTTAACCATCATCCCGCGCCGGTTCACGAGCACGCCGCCGTCTCGCCCGCACAGATCGAGCACGTCCTGTTTGAGATCAAGCGCCTGATCGTCGGCCAGGATCATCTGCTTGAACGTCTGCTGGTAGCGCTGCTGGCGCGTGGTCATGTCCTGCTTGAGGGCGTGCCCGGCCTGGCAAAGACCGCCACGATCAAGGCGCTGGCGCAGGTCGTCGGCGGAACGACCGGACGCATCCAGTTCACGCCCGATCTGGTGCCTGCCGATCTGGTCGGCACGCGGATTTACAACGGCAAGACCGGCGAGTTCACCACCGAGCTGGGGCCGGTCTTTGTTAACCTGCTGCTGGCCGACGAGATCAACCGCGCGCCCGCCAAAGTGCAATCGGCGCTGCTTGAGGTCATGCAGGAGCGCCAGGTGACGATCGGCAAGCAGACGTACGCCGTGCCGAATCCGTTTCTGGTGCTGGCAACCCAAAACCCGATTGAGTCCGACGGCACCTATCCGCTGCCGGAGGCGCAGCTCGATCGCTTTATGTTCAAAGTGCTGGTCAATTATCCATCCTACAACGAAGAGATCGTGGTCGTCGAGCGCATGATCGGCCCGCCGATTCAGCTCCGCACGCTGATCACGCCCGATCGGCTGCTGGCGATGCAGCAGGCCGTCGATCAGGTCTACGTCGATCCGCACGTCATCGCCTACGCGACGGCGCTGGTACAGGCGACCCGCAATCCGGCGGCGCATGGCCTGGATCGCTTCGCCTCCGCCGTGCTCTTTGGCGGCAGCCCCCGCGCATCGATCTATGTGATCGCGGGCGCTCGCGCGCTGGCCTTCGTGCGTGGACGGCAGTACGTCCTGCCGCAGGATGTCGTCGAGCTGCTGCCGGATGTGCTGCGCCATCGCCTGGTTTTGAGCTACGAAGGCATCGTCGGCGGCGTCACGGCGGATGCGATCATCGCGGCGGTGCTGGAGCGCTACCCGCCGCCACGGATCGACCTCGGAGATCGGCATGTGGCCTAA
- a CDS encoding GNAT family N-acetyltransferase: protein MQRNNMHGVIGVAALSADERAAAEHLLAVCRRYDGSDFPLSLEAAEAGPMPGVAPPLDQFLAYEHGTLIGLMRVERSAEPELYGVVHPDYRRRGVGRALLDAARSECRRHGAALLLLVCDEMLESGKAFAAAVGAAFRYAEYRMLLDPAAIDRSQPRHANLRLQPATDADAETLSRIQAAAFGDAEDEVRTQVSHGLTLANRQYYLGLLDGQPIGSLRLGRYCDEADVTAFGVLPQHQGRGYGRHMLLEALDILLAERWPQIAIDVVTENRNALKLYQSCGFREATTYGYYELGA from the coding sequence ATGCAGCGAAATAACATGCATGGCGTGATCGGGGTGGCCGCGCTGAGCGCAGACGAGCGCGCCGCGGCAGAGCACCTGCTGGCCGTGTGCCGTCGGTATGACGGCTCGGATTTTCCGCTGAGCCTTGAAGCGGCGGAGGCTGGTCCGATGCCAGGGGTAGCGCCGCCGCTCGATCAATTTCTGGCCTACGAGCACGGCACGCTGATCGGCCTGATGCGCGTGGAGCGCTCGGCGGAGCCGGAGCTGTACGGCGTGGTTCATCCCGACTACCGGCGCAGAGGAGTGGGCAGGGCGCTGCTGGATGCCGCCCGAAGCGAGTGCCGCCGACACGGCGCGGCGCTTCTGCTGCTGGTATGCGATGAGATGCTAGAGTCTGGCAAAGCGTTTGCGGCAGCCGTCGGCGCGGCCTTTCGCTACGCTGAGTATCGGATGCTGCTCGATCCGGCTGCGATCGACCGCTCACAGCCGCGCCACGCCAACCTACGGCTGCAACCGGCTACCGACGCAGACGCCGAGACGCTGAGCCGCATTCAGGCGGCTGCCTTTGGCGATGCCGAGGACGAGGTGCGCACGCAGGTCAGCCATGGGCTGACGCTGGCGAATCGGCAGTACTACCTTGGGCTGCTCGACGGGCAGCCGATCGGGAGTCTGCGGCTCGGCAGGTACTGCGACGAGGCCGACGTGACCGCCTTCGGCGTGCTGCCGCAGCATCAGGGCCGGGGCTACGGGCGGCACATGCTGCTGGAAGCGCTCGATATTCTGCTAGCCGAGCGCTGGCCGCAGATCGCAATCGACGTTGTCACCGAGAATCGCAACGCCTTGAAGCTGTACCAGTCGTGCGGCTTTCGCGAGGCGACGACCTACGGCTACTATGAGCTTGGAGCCTGA
- a CDS encoding VWA domain-containing protein, giving the protein MTFQWPYLLLSLALIPILIGVYILAQRRRRAYAVRFTNLALLSEVVGRGPGVRRHIPPMLYLLGLAALLVSIARPMAVVAVPRDQTTVMLVMDVSGSMAADDLKPDRMTAAKEAAQAFVAALPASVQVGVVSFSTGARLNAPPTEDREQVKRAIDRLSYGGGTAIGDGLYLALDQLAQRPADDADKPAPGLVVLLSDGQPTLGIPVEEATERARQEQVKVYTVGIGQRGETPVVLGGIPVRLDEATLQKIAAATDGEYFYAAESGELKKIYQQLGSQMSWVEEYTEVTALVSGLGTLFVVAGGLLSLRWFQQFP; this is encoded by the coding sequence ATGACATTTCAATGGCCTTATCTACTGTTGAGCCTGGCACTGATCCCGATTCTGATAGGGGTGTATATCCTGGCGCAGCGCCGCCGCCGCGCCTACGCCGTGCGCTTTACCAACCTGGCACTGCTGAGCGAAGTCGTCGGTCGCGGCCCCGGCGTGCGGCGGCACATTCCACCGATGCTCTACCTGCTCGGCCTCGCGGCGCTGCTGGTAAGCATTGCCCGTCCGATGGCGGTGGTGGCGGTGCCGCGCGATCAGACGACGGTGATGCTGGTGATGGACGTATCCGGCTCGATGGCCGCCGACGATCTGAAGCCGGATCGGATGACGGCGGCGAAGGAGGCCGCGCAGGCGTTTGTCGCGGCGCTGCCCGCGAGCGTGCAGGTTGGCGTGGTCAGCTTTAGCACGGGCGCGCGGCTCAACGCGCCGCCTACCGAGGATCGCGAGCAGGTGAAGCGCGCGATCGACCGGCTGAGCTATGGCGGCGGCACCGCGATCGGCGATGGCCTGTATCTCGCGCTCGATCAGCTTGCGCAGCGGCCAGCCGACGATGCGGATAAGCCAGCGCCGGGTCTGGTGGTTCTGCTGTCGGACGGGCAGCCGACGCTAGGCATTCCCGTCGAAGAGGCGACCGAGCGCGCCCGGCAGGAGCAGGTCAAAGTCTATACCGTAGGCATCGGGCAGCGGGGCGAGACGCCAGTCGTGCTGGGCGGTATTCCGGTGCGGCTCGACGAGGCCACGCTGCAAAAGATCGCCGCCGCGACCGACGGCGAGTACTTCTACGCGGCGGAGTCGGGCGAGCTGAAAAAGATCTATCAGCAGCTCGGCTCGCAGATGAGCTGGGTCGAGGAGTACACCGAAGTGACGGCGCTGGTGAGTGGCCTCGGCACGCTGTTTGTCGTCGCCGGGGGATTGCTGAGCCTGCGCTGGTTCCAACAGTTCCCGTAG